A single window of Methylocella tundrae DNA harbors:
- a CDS encoding polyhydroxyalkanoate depolymerase, giving the protein MMYEAYGAQASILDFFRPIAAAAGALMRQPMPFFGQHFSVRKFAGVLETFANLAITHSRLPFDVTEVSDGGRVVPVTEEVVASTPFASLLRFRKDVDAPQPRVLIVAPMSGHFATLLKATVKTMLAHHDVYITDWHNIRDVPLAAGEFGFDTYVDHVIEFLQVMGPGSHVVAVCQPCVAVLAAVSIMAENGDAAQPRSMTLMAGPIDTRVNPTKVNELAKTKPIEWFEKNLIADVPVAYKGARRKVYPGFMQLAAFVSMNPDRHMQSFKDMAQAHADNDMTKFQFIKSFYEEYFAVMDLPAEFYLPTVQMVFQDHLLPLGKLRVHDRAVKPAAIRRTALLTIEGERDDICGLGQTLAAQDLCTGLRQYMKSHHVQTGVGHYGTFSGRRWTNEIYPKLRDVIEMTNN; this is encoded by the coding sequence ATGATGTACGAAGCCTATGGAGCCCAGGCTAGCATCCTCGACTTTTTCCGGCCCATAGCGGCGGCGGCTGGGGCGCTCATGCGGCAGCCCATGCCATTTTTCGGGCAGCATTTTTCCGTCCGTAAATTTGCTGGCGTGCTCGAAACCTTCGCGAACCTCGCGATCACGCATTCGCGTCTTCCCTTCGATGTCACAGAAGTCTCCGACGGCGGCCGCGTTGTGCCGGTGACGGAAGAAGTGGTTGCCTCGACGCCCTTCGCATCGCTGTTGCGCTTCAGAAAGGACGTGGACGCTCCGCAACCGCGCGTTTTGATCGTCGCTCCAATGTCGGGCCATTTCGCCACTTTGCTGAAGGCGACGGTGAAGACCATGCTGGCGCATCACGACGTGTATATTACGGACTGGCACAATATCCGCGATGTGCCGCTCGCGGCCGGCGAATTCGGCTTCGACACTTACGTCGATCATGTCATCGAATTCTTGCAGGTCATGGGGCCGGGCTCCCATGTGGTTGCTGTCTGCCAGCCCTGCGTCGCGGTGCTCGCCGCGGTCTCCATCATGGCCGAGAACGGCGATGCGGCGCAGCCGCGCAGCATGACTCTCATGGCGGGGCCGATCGATACGCGCGTCAATCCGACGAAGGTCAATGAACTCGCCAAGACGAAGCCGATCGAATGGTTTGAAAAGAATCTGATCGCCGATGTGCCTGTGGCTTATAAGGGCGCGCGCCGCAAGGTTTATCCGGGCTTCATGCAGCTTGCCGCCTTCGTCAGCATGAATCCCGACCGCCATATGCAGTCTTTCAAGGATATGGCGCAGGCGCACGCCGATAATGACATGACCAAGTTTCAGTTCATAAAATCATTCTACGAGGAATATTTCGCCGTTATGGATTTGCCAGCCGAATTCTACCTGCCGACTGTACAGATGGTTTTTCAGGATCATCTGCTGCCGCTCGGCAAGCTCAGGGTGCATGACCGCGCAGTGAAGCCGGCCGCCATCCGGCGCACCGCTTTGCTCACCATAGAAGGCGAGCGTGACGATATCTGCGGCCTCGGCCAGACGCTCGCCGCGCAAGACCTTTGCACGGGTCTGCGGCAATATATGAAGTCGCATCACGTGCAGACGGGCGTTGGGCATTACGGCACATTCAGCGGCCGCCGCTGGACGAATGAAATCTATCCGAAACTGCGCGACGTCATCGAGATGACGAACAACTGA
- a CDS encoding DUF2189 domain-containing protein, translating into MTHFHVIAGSAETPVYPVVRKIRIADIGHALAAGFDDFRAMPSHLLFLALIYLVIGVLLYPSTSGDNALPLLFPILSGYALIGPFVAIGLYQVSRNRELGLSHGWRDAFDVLRSPAMPSILAVGFVLMVIFLLWLTTAQALYQSSFGVWAPQSYSHFLHALVATQMGHRLLLLGGGIGFIYAVVAFSIGVISFPLMLDRDVGAAVAIWTSVKAVLINPLVMALWGLIVAVALALGVLMLLVGLAIVTPILGHATWRLYRRVIAPACADSSAGLP; encoded by the coding sequence ATGACACATTTTCACGTCATCGCGGGGAGCGCCGAAACCCCCGTCTATCCCGTCGTCCGAAAGATCCGAATCGCCGATATTGGACATGCCCTGGCTGCGGGCTTCGATGACTTTCGCGCGATGCCGTCCCATCTCTTGTTTCTGGCGCTTATTTACCTCGTGATCGGCGTTCTGCTTTATCCCTCGACGTCGGGCGACAACGCGCTTCCCCTGCTCTTCCCCATTCTTTCCGGCTACGCGCTGATCGGGCCCTTCGTCGCCATCGGACTTTATCAGGTAAGCCGCAATCGCGAACTGGGGCTTTCGCACGGATGGCGCGACGCCTTCGACGTGTTGCGTTCACCAGCCATGCCGTCGATCCTCGCGGTGGGCTTCGTCTTGATGGTGATTTTTCTCTTGTGGCTGACGACGGCGCAGGCGCTGTATCAGTCATCATTCGGCGTCTGGGCGCCGCAATCCTACAGCCATTTTCTGCACGCGCTCGTTGCGACGCAAATGGGCCACAGACTTCTCTTGCTCGGGGGCGGAATAGGCTTCATCTACGCCGTCGTCGCGTTCAGCATCGGCGTTATCTCTTTCCCGCTCATGCTGGACCGCGACGTCGGCGCCGCGGTTGCGATCTGGACCTCCGTCAAAGCTGTTCTGATCAATCCTTTGGTCATGGCGCTTTGGGGATTGATCGTCGCTGTCGCACTCGCCCTTGGCGTTCTGATGCTTCTTGTCGGCCTCGCGATCGTGACGCCAATCCTCGGGCACGCTACCTGGCGCCTCTACCGCCGCGTCATCGCTCCGGCGTGCGCCGACTCTAGCGCTGGACTTCCTTAA
- a CDS encoding ROK family protein produces the protein MRIGIDLGGTKIEVIALDASGAVLLRHRTPTPAGDYDGTLAAIRALVDLVEAKTGRRGSVGVATPGALSLRTGLIKNANSTVLNGRPLDRDLADCLGRPARIENDANCFALSEAADGAGAGARTVFGVILGTGVGGGLIVDGRLVSGRHHIAGEWGHNPLPWPTDTERPGPACYCGKSGCIETFLSGPAFTREFLNHSGRDLSPGAIAEAASGGDAAAASCLALYRDRLARGLASVVNVIDPDVIVLGGGLSNIAALYEGLPAVIALYAFSDGVDTPVRRAAHGDSSGVRGAAWLWPAGSD, from the coding sequence ATGCGAATCGGGATTGATCTCGGCGGCACAAAAATCGAAGTCATAGCCCTCGACGCTTCGGGCGCGGTCCTTTTGCGCCATCGCACGCCGACACCCGCCGGCGACTATGACGGGACCCTCGCCGCCATCAGGGCGCTGGTGGATCTCGTTGAGGCAAAGACAGGGCGGAGGGGAAGCGTCGGCGTCGCAACGCCCGGCGCGCTTTCCCTGAGGACGGGCCTCATCAAAAACGCAAACAGCACTGTCCTCAATGGCAGGCCGCTGGACCGCGACCTGGCGGACTGCCTCGGACGGCCGGCGCGGATCGAAAACGACGCCAATTGCTTCGCCCTGTCGGAAGCCGCTGACGGCGCGGGCGCTGGCGCCCGCACAGTCTTTGGCGTCATACTTGGAACCGGCGTTGGCGGCGGCCTTATCGTCGATGGGCGGCTTGTTTCCGGACGTCATCACATCGCGGGCGAGTGGGGCCATAACCCGCTGCCCTGGCCAACCGACACCGAACGGCCGGGACCCGCCTGTTATTGCGGCAAGTCCGGCTGTATCGAGACATTTCTGTCTGGCCCCGCCTTCACGCGGGAATTTTTGAACCATTCAGGCCGCGATCTCAGCCCGGGAGCGATCGCTGAAGCCGCCAGCGGGGGGGACGCGGCGGCGGCATCCTGCCTCGCCCTTTATCGGGACCGTCTTGCGCGCGGGCTGGCCTCTGTCGTCAACGTGATCGATCCCGATGTCATCGTCCTCGGCGGGGGGCTTTCCAACATCGCCGCGCTCTATGAGGGCTTGCCTGCTGTGATCGCGCTCTACGCATTCTCAGACGGCGTGGATACGCCGGTCCGGCGCGCCGCGCATGGCGATTCGAGCGGCGTTCGCGGCGCGGCCTGGCTCTGGCCCGCCGGTTCGGATTGA
- the astB gene encoding N-succinylarginine dihydrolase, with protein sequence MSAEEVNFDGLVGPTHNFGGLSEGNVKSIENRGRVSNPRAAALQGLEKMRLLMALGIPQAVLPPHERPDTGVLRQMGFSGSDAAVLEAAWKADPALVTNVSSASAMWAANAATVSPSADAADGRLHVTPANLASKFHRSLESAFTAHVFKTIFLDSARFAVHEPLPKGGHFGDEGAANHMRLAPSHGQAGVEIFVFGRSAFEDGFRPRRFAPRQSFEASEAVARLHKLEPRRTLFIRQAQKAIDAGAFHNDVVAVSNGPVMLAHEFAFETGSAAFEAIEKACSFEASVIVVREAEVPLEEAIRCYLFNSQLATRPGGSGSMVLILPEEVKSSPKALAFAERLVSGQTPIDQLIFADIRQSMWNGGGPACLRLRVVLTQAERDALKGRVLLDECLAGRLEDWVRRHYRDRLTGADLGDPALIEEGRAALDELTGILDLGPIYAFQRR encoded by the coding sequence ATGAGCGCCGAGGAAGTCAATTTCGACGGGCTGGTCGGACCGACCCACAATTTTGGCGGCCTTTCGGAAGGAAACGTCAAATCGATCGAAAATCGCGGACGCGTGTCCAATCCGCGTGCGGCGGCCCTGCAAGGTCTGGAGAAAATGCGCCTTCTGATGGCGCTCGGCATCCCGCAGGCGGTTTTGCCTCCGCATGAACGGCCAGACACTGGCGTTTTACGGCAGATGGGCTTTTCAGGCTCGGACGCCGCCGTGCTGGAAGCGGCGTGGAAGGCCGATCCGGCGCTGGTCACAAACGTTTCCTCAGCGTCTGCGATGTGGGCCGCCAATGCGGCGACTGTTTCGCCGAGCGCGGACGCCGCCGATGGACGATTGCATGTGACGCCCGCCAATCTGGCGAGCAAATTCCATCGCTCGCTCGAGAGCGCTTTCACGGCCCATGTGTTCAAGACCATTTTCCTCGATTCCGCGCGTTTTGCCGTTCATGAACCGCTGCCGAAGGGGGGCCATTTCGGCGACGAAGGAGCAGCCAATCACATGCGGCTTGCGCCGTCTCACGGACAGGCGGGCGTCGAGATCTTTGTTTTTGGGCGCTCGGCTTTCGAGGACGGCTTTCGGCCGCGCCGCTTCGCGCCGCGGCAGTCGTTTGAAGCCTCAGAGGCGGTCGCGCGGCTGCACAAGCTCGAACCCAGGCGGACGCTGTTTATCCGGCAGGCGCAAAAGGCCATAGACGCCGGCGCCTTTCATAATGATGTCGTCGCGGTCTCCAACGGGCCGGTCATGCTGGCCCATGAGTTCGCGTTCGAGACAGGCAGCGCGGCCTTTGAGGCGATCGAAAAGGCCTGCTCCTTCGAGGCGTCTGTGATCGTTGTGCGCGAAGCGGAGGTGCCGCTCGAAGAAGCCATTCGATGCTACCTCTTCAACAGCCAGCTTGCGACGCGTCCAGGCGGCTCCGGGAGCATGGTTCTGATCCTCCCGGAAGAGGTGAAGTCGTCTCCAAAAGCGCTGGCCTTCGCAGAAAGGCTCGTATCCGGCCAAACCCCTATCGACCAGCTGATTTTTGCGGACATCCGGCAAAGCATGTGGAACGGAGGAGGGCCAGCCTGCCTTCGTCTGCGCGTTGTTTTGACGCAAGCAGAGCGCGACGCCCTCAAGGGGCGCGTCCTTTTGGATGAGTGTCTCGCCGGTCGGCTCGAAGACTGGGTGCGCCGCCATTATCGCGACCGTCTGACGGGCGCCGACCTTGGAGATCCCGCTTTGATCGAGGAAGGCCGCGCGGCGCTTGATGAACTGACCGGGATTTTAGACCTCGGCCCGATCTACGCTTTTCAAAGGCGGTAA
- a CDS encoding cupin domain-containing protein has translation MSVVDLKKPADAEEPAPTKFSHVKEGDTQFHGDGLRDFFEYRDLGIADATNGKVIAHLVRAKNPPEEGTGWHRHIADFQIVLMTKGWARFMYEDKETFVQAGDCVHQRPGITHYLFDYSPDMEYLEIVGPADFGTVDAAPPPGIKVPPITPWK, from the coding sequence ATGAGCGTTGTCGATCTCAAAAAGCCTGCTGACGCTGAGGAGCCGGCCCCGACCAAGTTTTCTCATGTCAAAGAGGGCGACACGCAATTCCATGGGGATGGGCTACGCGATTTCTTCGAGTATCGAGATCTCGGAATCGCCGACGCGACCAATGGAAAGGTGATCGCCCATCTCGTCCGCGCCAAAAATCCGCCGGAAGAAGGCACCGGCTGGCATCGGCACATCGCAGACTTCCAGATCGTGCTGATGACCAAGGGATGGGCGCGCTTCATGTATGAAGATAAGGAAACCTTTGTCCAGGCGGGCGATTGCGTCCATCAGCGGCCAGGCATTACGCATTATCTCTTCGATTATTCGCCGGATATGGAATATCTGGAAATCGTTGGTCCCGCCGACTTCGGCACGGTGGACGCAGCTCCTCCGCCAGGCATAAAAGTGCCTCCGATCACGCCCTGGAAATAG
- a CDS encoding tellurite resistance TerB family protein, producing the protein MFDAKQLLDMLAGGRLGQGGDAAVASVNDAIERGKSAASDAASVAMDATTQAANQTASTLSSVLGQAEAQLQGTQAAEYVGKAKTLVEQNPVGTLATLGGLAALMLGTQGGRAATGGLVKLGGLAAIGGIAYKALRNYQEGKPLTQGVPGLEQLTAAPEETAFGAGAHTHDTALLLVRTMVATAAADGDVDAGQRAQIVGELKNGGLDAEAVQFLENEIHHPASAADIAAAVGSSKELALQTYAAAQLVARSAPEKAFLQSLAQALALDPALIAHIDATATALAPPAK; encoded by the coding sequence ATGTTTGACGCAAAGCAGCTTTTGGACATGCTCGCCGGCGGGCGGCTCGGTCAAGGCGGAGACGCCGCCGTGGCCAGCGTGAATGACGCGATCGAGCGCGGCAAGTCCGCGGCAAGCGACGCCGCCTCCGTCGCCATGGATGCAACGACACAGGCGGCCAACCAGACGGCTTCAACCCTTTCGAGCGTTCTCGGCCAGGCTGAAGCCCAACTTCAGGGCACGCAGGCGGCCGAATATGTCGGAAAAGCCAAAACGCTTGTCGAACAAAATCCCGTCGGCACGCTGGCGACGCTTGGCGGATTGGCGGCGCTCATGCTCGGCACGCAAGGCGGCCGGGCGGCCACGGGCGGTCTTGTCAAGCTTGGCGGGCTCGCCGCGATCGGCGGCATCGCCTACAAGGCGTTGCGCAATTATCAGGAGGGCAAGCCGCTTACGCAGGGCGTGCCCGGCCTCGAGCAATTGACCGCGGCCCCGGAAGAAACGGCTTTCGGCGCGGGGGCGCACACCCATGACACGGCTCTGCTTCTGGTGCGTACGATGGTCGCGACGGCCGCCGCCGATGGCGATGTCGACGCCGGACAGCGGGCGCAGATCGTCGGAGAATTGAAAAACGGTGGTCTCGACGCCGAGGCAGTGCAGTTTCTGGAAAATGAAATTCATCATCCGGCGAGCGCCGCTGATATCGCGGCTGCTGTCGGGTCCTCGAAGGAGCTGGCGCTTCAGACCTACGCCGCCGCCCAGCTCGTCGCCCGCAGCGCCCCCGAAAAGGCGTTCCTTCAATCCCTCGCTCAGGCCTTGGCGCTGGATCCGGCGCTGATCGCTCACATCGACGCGACCGCGACGGCCCTCGCGCCGCCTGCGAAGTAA
- a CDS encoding GNAT family N-acetyltransferase, whose amino-acid sequence MRLTAIIETAQSSDYAEIVGFLRAAEDEKLLPRPADDYRRAIESGLFCVARSEGRLVALAGAFVLSKAEPILIEMGSCYVAPAFRGFGLQKLLVRARIAAVISLIDPAARILTAITPQNLGSRASILKAGFEPLTEDHRLLMELCAYCAARPGEASDRLCCCDFFYIPRSRQRSEIAALLEGGPVTVSRANGDSLLVTIDIDALRGLRRAALEAFADARERSDHVGA is encoded by the coding sequence ATGCGTCTGACAGCGATCATCGAGACGGCCCAATCGTCTGATTACGCGGAGATTGTCGGCTTCCTGCGCGCCGCCGAGGACGAGAAACTGTTGCCGCGTCCGGCGGACGACTATCGCCGCGCCATAGAATCCGGCCTTTTCTGCGTCGCGCGCAGCGAGGGGCGGCTCGTCGCGCTCGCCGGCGCCTTTGTGCTGAGCAAGGCTGAGCCGATCTTGATCGAAATGGGGAGCTGCTATGTCGCGCCAGCATTTCGCGGGTTCGGGCTACAAAAGCTTCTGGTCCGCGCGCGCATCGCCGCCGTTATTTCTCTCATTGACCCCGCGGCGCGCATCCTCACCGCCATCACGCCGCAAAATCTAGGCTCACGCGCGTCCATCCTGAAAGCCGGCTTCGAACCGCTGACAGAGGACCACCGGCTGCTGATGGAGCTCTGCGCCTATTGTGCGGCGCGCCCGGGCGAGGCCTCCGACCGGCTGTGTTGCTGTGATTTCTTCTATATCCCGCGCAGCCGCCAGCGCAGCGAGATCGCTGCGCTTTTGGAAGGCGGTCCGGTCACGGTTTCCCGCGCGAACGGCGATTCTTTATTGGTCACAATCGACATTGACGCCTTGCGGGGACTCCGCCGCGCTGCGCTCGAAGCATTTGCTGACGCGCGAGAACGGTCGGATCATGTCGGCGCCTAG
- a CDS encoding glutathione S-transferase → MSEAILTISSKNYSSWSLRGWLMTRFSGLPFVEKVISPDDPAMRAELLLLSSSFLIPNLTHNGLKIWDTLAIGEYLHEIKPEAQLLPTDLERRTRCRSISGEMHSGFGPMRAALPMNLKGDFPNFKVWARAQADIDRVTAIWREHLDLYGGPFLLGERSIADAMYAPVVTRLLTYHVKVDAQSAAYCKTIRAMPELEEWIEAAKTEPDDLEELEVEF, encoded by the coding sequence TTGAGCGAGGCCATTCTCACCATCAGCAGCAAGAACTATTCCTCGTGGTCGCTCCGGGGGTGGTTGATGACCAGGTTTTCCGGCCTGCCTTTCGTCGAAAAGGTCATTTCGCCGGACGACCCGGCCATGCGAGCGGAACTCCTCCTCCTGTCGTCCTCTTTCCTCATTCCGAATTTGACGCACAATGGCCTGAAGATATGGGACACGCTCGCCATTGGGGAATATCTCCACGAAATCAAGCCTGAAGCGCAATTACTTCCAACCGATTTGGAGCGACGTACGCGTTGCCGTTCGATCAGCGGGGAAATGCATTCCGGCTTCGGCCCGATGCGCGCGGCCTTGCCGATGAATCTCAAAGGAGATTTCCCCAATTTTAAGGTATGGGCGCGCGCGCAGGCGGATATCGACCGCGTCACCGCGATATGGCGCGAACATCTCGATCTTTACGGCGGCCCCTTCCTCCTCGGAGAGCGGTCCATCGCCGATGCGATGTACGCCCCCGTCGTGACAAGGCTTTTGACCTATCACGTCAAGGTCGACGCGCAGAGCGCGGCTTATTGCAAAACGATTAGAGCGATGCCGGAACTGGAAGAATGGATCGAGGCGGCAAAAACGGAGCCCGACGATCTTGAAGAGCTCGAAGTCGAGTTTTGA
- a CDS encoding SHOCT domain-containing protein — protein sequence MQGLTPEGQRIIDDIASRGGFSSEAVMSLFHALALGNGAQAQFNHPELGGMGQWSQGGMIMIGDMFNQGLKQRVAALCDELAGVLHHRHIFVHPEKDSASNSSSSWQSQNYNVSGARVSLFAQGFGRNWWPEGLGAASSSGSQNDLQYAYFPNAHRLAIKQADRITIFDSGDHNISGVSQQQGGDQTLTFTSQYGVVRLSDLPVASPEQSAKPSAPPPPSASFTPVESRINQAPPPAPASADIFATIERLADLRQKNILSEEEFAAKKTELLARL from the coding sequence ATGCAGGGGCTGACCCCCGAGGGCCAACGGATCATCGACGACATCGCCAGCCGCGGCGGCTTCAGCAGCGAGGCGGTCATGAGCCTCTTTCACGCGCTGGCGCTCGGAAACGGCGCGCAGGCGCAGTTCAATCATCCGGAACTCGGCGGCATGGGACAATGGTCTCAGGGCGGCATGATCATGATCGGCGATATGTTTAATCAAGGCCTGAAACAGCGCGTCGCCGCGCTGTGCGATGAGCTCGCCGGCGTGCTGCATCACCGGCATATCTTCGTCCACCCGGAAAAGGATTCGGCCTCGAATTCTTCCAGCTCCTGGCAATCCCAAAATTATAATGTCTCCGGCGCCCGCGTCAGCCTGTTCGCGCAAGGCTTCGGCAGAAACTGGTGGCCCGAGGGGCTCGGCGCGGCCTCTTCATCGGGGAGCCAAAACGATTTGCAATACGCCTATTTTCCGAACGCTCATCGCTTGGCGATCAAGCAAGCCGATCGCATCACCATCTTTGATTCCGGGGATCACAACATCTCGGGCGTTTCGCAGCAGCAAGGCGGCGACCAGACGCTGACTTTCACCAGCCAGTATGGCGTCGTTCGCCTCAGCGACTTGCCGGTGGCTTCACCCGAGCAAAGCGCGAAACCTTCCGCGCCGCCGCCGCCAAGCGCTTCCTTCACGCCGGTCGAATCCCGGATCAATCAGGCGCCGCCGCCCGCGCCCGCGTCCGCCGACATATTTGCAACGATCGAACGCCTCGCGGATCTTCGCCAGAAGAACATCCTCAGCGAGGAGGAGTTCGCCGCCAAAAAAACTGAGCTGCTCGCCCGCCTCTGA
- a CDS encoding Dps family protein has translation MATSSKAARADDTTIAALGTPSDLGGNATAAIAAEINKLAADAFALYVKTKNFHWHMSGPHFRDYHLLLDEQGAQIFATIDPLAERSRKLGQPTLRSIGDIAKLSRIKDNDAEFVSPADMLEELVSDNKAFTASLRAAHEVASSHNDSATTSILEVYLDESERRTWFLFEASRGADRTGH, from the coding sequence ATGGCTACTTCAAGCAAGGCGGCGCGCGCCGACGACACAACCATCGCGGCCCTCGGCACCCCTTCGGATTTGGGCGGGAACGCCACGGCGGCGATCGCAGCCGAAATCAACAAGCTCGCCGCAGACGCGTTCGCGCTTTACGTAAAAACAAAGAATTTCCACTGGCACATGAGCGGACCCCATTTCCGCGACTATCATCTGCTGCTTGACGAACAAGGCGCACAGATTTTTGCGACGATCGATCCATTGGCTGAGCGCTCGCGCAAGCTCGGTCAGCCGACACTGCGCTCCATCGGCGATATAGCCAAACTTTCCCGCATCAAGGACAATGACGCGGAGTTTGTGTCGCCAGCCGATATGCTTGAAGAACTAGTCAGCGATAACAAAGCCTTTACTGCTTCGCTTCGTGCAGCGCATGAAGTTGCATCAAGCCATAATGATTCCGCGACGACGAGCATTCTTGAAGTTTATCTCGACGAATCGGAACGGCGCACCTGGTTCCTTTTCGAAGCGAGCCGCGGCGCCGATCGCACCGGCCACTGA